One part of the Rhizobium rhizogenes genome encodes these proteins:
- a CDS encoding 2-hydroxyacid dehydrogenase → MKPDLLQTYPLQPQIEAELQKRFRVHRWHEISDKQAFLQAEAASIKAVVTGGHIGLAPELAACLPALEIVAINGVGFDKVDLEQARARGFRVTNTPDVLTEDVADLAVGLSIMLLRQLVSADHHVRSGEWKKAEMPLGNKASRRRYGIYGLGRIGRAIAARLEAFNAEISYFSRRQQEVAYEYHPTAVSLASGCDVLIVAAAATPETKHAINREVLEALGPDGVLVNVARGSLVDEKALVDILMAGGLKGAALDVFENEPHVPEALFGMRNVVLAPHIGAATHETRLEMGALVLANLDAHFAGKNLPTPVV, encoded by the coding sequence ATGAAGCCCGATCTTCTGCAAACCTATCCGCTTCAGCCACAGATAGAAGCCGAACTGCAAAAGCGCTTCCGGGTCCATCGCTGGCACGAAATATCTGACAAACAGGCATTTCTGCAGGCGGAGGCGGCGTCGATAAAGGCCGTTGTCACGGGCGGTCATATCGGCCTTGCTCCTGAACTCGCCGCCTGTCTGCCCGCTCTCGAAATTGTCGCCATCAACGGTGTCGGCTTTGACAAGGTCGATCTCGAGCAGGCCCGTGCGCGCGGCTTCAGGGTGACGAACACACCGGATGTACTGACCGAGGACGTCGCCGATCTCGCCGTCGGCCTTTCCATCATGCTGCTGCGCCAGCTTGTCAGCGCGGATCACCATGTCCGCTCGGGGGAGTGGAAAAAAGCCGAGATGCCGCTTGGCAACAAGGCTTCACGGCGGCGTTACGGTATTTACGGGCTTGGCCGCATAGGCCGCGCCATCGCGGCGCGGCTTGAGGCGTTCAATGCGGAGATTTCCTATTTCAGCCGGCGGCAACAGGAGGTGGCCTATGAGTATCATCCCACGGCCGTGTCGCTCGCAAGTGGCTGCGACGTCCTGATCGTCGCGGCGGCGGCAACGCCGGAGACGAAACACGCCATCAACCGCGAGGTACTGGAGGCACTCGGGCCGGACGGGGTTCTCGTCAATGTCGCCAGGGGGTCGCTTGTCGATGAAAAGGCGCTGGTCGATATTCTCATGGCGGGTGGGCTGAAAGGCGCGGCACTCGATGTCTTCGAGAACGAACCGCATGTTCCCGAGGCGTTGTTTGGCATGCGCAATGTGGTTCTCGCGCCGCATATCGGCGCTGCGACCCATGAGACGCGGCTGGAAATGGGCGCTCTGGTTCTCGCCAATCTGGATGCACATTTTGCTGGGAAAAATTTGCCGACACCGGTCGTCTAG